The following proteins are encoded in a genomic region of Henckelia pumila isolate YLH828 unplaced genomic scaffold, ASM3356847v2 CTG_298:::fragment_3, whole genome shotgun sequence:
- the LOC140870960 gene encoding uncharacterized protein produces MYHSVIRLQIHLPNEQLIRFNSEQSLGDILANDDNSNTMLTEFFKMNSDPTMIEKYLYREFPQHYAWIQSAKKWMRRRNQNKVVGRIYVVSPYEGDRFYLRILLNHVKGPSSFEELRKLNGITYTTFKEATEMRDLLQQDDYIRQCLQEACSSNMPSSLRRLFVSILVFCQPIGVRELWNEFNLYMSEDYGGTGKTFLYRSILAQLRKNGKIAITVATFGIAATLVPGGRTTHSRLQIPLRPTASTLCKINKQSDLAELIRRATTVVCDEAPMANRYAFEAVSQTFQDIMDNQLPFGGKTIIFGGDFRQVLPVVKRGPMRDQIAASISRSSFWNSVKILHLQQNMRSAQDIEFSQFLLRVGDGLEENVDGNFIKLPNSMIIPWESENSIQQLIDSVFPNMSDHVHDANYMVDRAIITTKNVDVDEINEILILKFPGEEKVYTSWDSIEDDNHNLFQEEFLNSLCPSGLPPHRITLKVGCPIMLLRNVAPELGLCNGTRLICRNLGRNFINAEIITGPHKGDIIKLKMQFNTDATRNIQFMHVDAITIYQQNVLRLNAMLHMKDIAKRRQMEETKLFRKKIRPANDIDIKT; encoded by the exons ATGTATCATTCAGTTATTCGGTTGCAAATACATTTACCAAATGAGCAGTTAATCCGTTTCAATTCAGAGCAATCATTAGGCGATATACTTGCAAATGACGACAATTCAAATACTATGCTtactgaatttttcaaaatgaaTTCTGATCCTACCATGATTGAGAAGTACTTATATCGGGAGTTTCCACAACATTATGCGTGGATACAATCTGCAAAAAAATGGATGCGTCGACGTAATCAAAATAAAGTTGTTGGAAGGATATATGTTGTTTCACCATATGAAGGCGACAGGTTTTACCTCCGTATACTTTTGAACCATGTTAAAGGGCCAAGTTCTTTTGAGGAACTTAGAAAATTAAATGGAATTACATATACAACATTCAAAGAAGCTACTGAAATGAGGGATCTTCTCCAACAAGATGATTATATTCGTCAATGCTTGCAGGAAGCATGTTCTTCTAACATGCCATCTTCATTAAGAAGGTTGTTTGTGTCCATATTGGTGTTCTGCCAACCAATAGGAGTTAGAGAACTTTGGAATGAGTTTAACCTATATATGTCTGAAGATTATG GTGGGACTGGTAAAACTTTTCTTTATCGATCAATTCTGGCACAGTTACGAAAAAATGGTAAAATTGCAATTACAGTAGCAACTTTTGGAATTGCTGCAACATTGGTACCCGGTGGTAGGACTACACATTCACGCCTCCAAATACCACTAAGACCGACGGCATCAACACTTTGCAAGATTAACAAGCAGTCAGATCTTGCAGAGTTAATAAGACGTGCGACAACTGTGGTATGTGATGAGGCTCCAATGGCAAATCGTTATGCTTTTGAAGCTGTCAGTCAAACTTTCCAAGATATAATGGATAACCAATTGCCATTTGGAGGAAAGACTATTATTTTTGGTGGTGACTTTAGGCAAGTATTACCAGTTGTTAAACGAGGACCAATGAGAGATCAAATTGCTGCCAGCATTTCAAGGTCGTCGTTTTGGAATTCAGTGAAGATATTACACTTACAACAAAATATGAGATCTGCTCAAGATATTGAGTTCTCACAATTTCTTTTACGTGTTGGTGATGGTTTAGAAGAAAATGTAGAtggtaattttataaagttgcCGAATTCGATGATCATACCATGGGAAAGTGAAAATTCAATTCAACAATTGATTGATTCTGTTTTTCCAAATATGTCAGACCATGTACATGATGCAAATTACATGGTTGATAGAGCTATTATCACTACAAAAAATGTAGATGTTGATGAAATCAATGAAATtctcattttaaaatttcctgGAGAAGAAAAAGTATACACATCTTGGGACTCCATAGAAGATGATAACCACAATCTTTTTCAAGAAGAGTTTTTGAATTCTCTTTGTCCGAGTGGTTTGCCACCTCATCGAATCACATTGAAAGTAGGATGTCCAATTATGCTCTTACGGAATGTTGCACCTGAACTCGGACTCTGCAATGGAACAAGATTAATATGCCGCAATCTTGGGAGGAACTTCATAAATGCAGAAATCATAACAGGTCCTCACAAGG GCGACATCATAAAGCTCAAGATGCAGTTCAACACTGACGCGACAAGAAATATTCAGTTCATGCATGTGGATGCTATTACAATATATCAACAAAATGTATTGCGGTTGAATGCTATGTTGCATATG AAAGACATAGCAAAACGAAGGCAGAtggaagaaacaaaattgttcaG GAAAAAAATCAGACCTGCTAATGATATTGACATAAAAACG